One segment of Castanea sativa cultivar Marrone di Chiusa Pesio chromosome 3, ASM4071231v1 DNA contains the following:
- the LOC142629202 gene encoding putative xyloglucan 6-xylosyltransferase 3, with protein MDKVFVENSYYLHGYWAGLVDRYEEMMEKYHPGLGDERWPFVTHFVGCKPCGSYGDYAVERHRGLLSPKIKRIRNETTTPLEIVDQLDIRHSTNGHS; from the exons ATGGATAAGGTGTTTGTTGAGAATTCTTACTATTTGCATGGGTATTGGGCCGGGTTGGTGGATAGGTATGAGGAGATGATGGAGAAGTATCATCCGGGATTGGGGGATGAGAGGTGGCCGTTTGTGACACATTTTGTGGGTTGTAAGCCTTGTGGGAGTTATGGGGATTACGCGGTGGAGAG GCATAGAGGTTTGTTGAGTCCTAAGATCAAGAGGATTAGGAATGAGACTACTACTCCTTTAGAGATTGTAGACCAGCTTGATATTCGACATTCAACGAATGGACACAGTTGA